A window of Flavobacterium flavigenum contains these coding sequences:
- a CDS encoding phospholipase A produces the protein MSKINNPNLDYRMHSKHLFIFIILFSIKVNSQILEPILDPSKNFRAADSLLKEPSFSVHRDNYFLTGIPVNTHVTSDNADVKYQVSFKLRLNSKPLWGGFFPYLMYTQKAFWDIYANSKPFSEINFNPGVALVRPFYLKGGRLTYGAISMEHESNGRDSIYSRTWNMLAFSLKSQISPRWVVGLRGWIPLVDKEDNPGLTKYVGYGEASATYQILPGRWSADILFRKGSGLINYGSLQTQLNWRPYRNENYYLTLQWFVGYTENLIYYQEHRSMLRLGFTIKPENMGIF, from the coding sequence TTGTCAAAAATAAATAATCCAAATTTAGATTACAGAATGCACTCAAAACACCTATTCATTTTTATTATTTTATTTTCAATCAAAGTAAATTCCCAAATTTTAGAGCCTATTTTAGACCCTAGTAAAAATTTTCGCGCAGCAGATTCGCTGTTGAAAGAACCTAGCTTCTCGGTTCACAGAGACAATTATTTTTTGACAGGAATACCAGTCAATACACATGTTACCAGTGATAATGCAGATGTAAAATACCAGGTAAGTTTTAAGCTTAGATTGAATTCAAAACCTCTGTGGGGTGGTTTTTTTCCTTATTTGATGTACACACAAAAAGCTTTTTGGGATATTTATGCCAATTCAAAACCATTTTCAGAAATTAATTTTAATCCGGGTGTAGCTCTTGTCCGTCCTTTTTATTTGAAAGGCGGAAGGCTCACGTATGGGGCAATCTCAATGGAACATGAATCAAATGGCAGGGATTCTATTTATTCAAGAACCTGGAACATGCTTGCTTTCTCTTTAAAATCACAGATTTCACCACGTTGGGTAGTGGGTTTGAGAGGATGGATTCCTCTTGTGGATAAGGAAGATAATCCCGGACTTACAAAATATGTGGGATATGGCGAAGCGAGTGCCACTTATCAGATACTACCCGGACGATGGAGCGCCGACATTCTTTTCAGAAAAGGAAGCGGTCTTATCAATTATGGGTCTTTACAGACACAGCTAAACTGGCGACCATACAGAAACGAAAATTATTATCTCACCCTGCAATGGTTTGTAGGTTATACAGAAAATTTAATCTACTATCAGGAGCATAGAAGCATGTTGCGTCTTGGATTTACGATAAAGCCGGAGAATATGGGGATTTTTTAA
- a CDS encoding GNAT family N-acetyltransferase, protein MITKASLEDISALVTLINSAYRGESSKKGWTTEAHLLEGKRTDKEEMTEIFQDPKNTILKYTENNAIIGSVLLVEKEHQLYLGMLTVSPELQNSGIGKKLLAEAENHAKTLRLSSIIMTVISVREELIAWYKRHGYVDTGEREAFPESGIHVTVSDEPLEFIYLEKKL, encoded by the coding sequence ATGATTACAAAAGCATCACTAGAAGATATTTCCGCATTAGTAACCCTGATCAACTCAGCTTACAGAGGTGAATCTTCCAAAAAAGGCTGGACAACCGAAGCGCATCTACTGGAAGGAAAAAGAACCGACAAAGAAGAAATGACTGAAATCTTTCAGGATCCCAAAAACACGATTCTGAAATACACTGAGAACAATGCCATTATAGGTTCGGTTTTATTGGTGGAAAAAGAGCATCAATTGTATTTAGGAATGCTGACGGTTTCACCTGAACTTCAAAACAGCGGCATCGGGAAAAAGCTTTTGGCAGAAGCCGAAAACCATGCAAAGACATTAAGACTATCTTCTATTATTATGACAGTTATTTCGGTTCGGGAAGAGCTCATTGCCTGGTACAAGCGTCATGGATATGTAGATACGGGCGAACGTGAGGCTTTTCCTGAGAGTGGTATTCATGTTACGGTTTCTGATGAGCCTTTGGAGTTTATTTATTTGGAGAAAAAACTTTAG
- a CDS encoding MFS transporter produces MSSISTNQPLSSLNIFSGKGVQMRTFHITWLAFFFCFFAWFGMASLMPIAKEQLHLTKDQLGNIQIASVSATIIARLLIGRLVDKFGPRIIYTWLLLICSVPVLLIGISQSYESFLFFRLAIGVIGASFVITQFHTSVMFAPSIKGTANATAGGFGNAGAGLANITMPLIAAGFVGLGVCTKEDSWRYAMIVPGVLLLVFAFLYFRFTKDLPNGNYKELGIETANKENTFMLAVKDYRTWVLTIAYAACFGVEITIDNFAPIYFTDTFGASLKTAGICAGIFGLINLFARPLGGIVADKVGKRYGFSGKNLLLALLLLIEGVGVIFFGMTNQLGLAIFLMFLFGMSLKMANGATYSLVPFVNPKAVGSVAGIVGAGGNIGAMLIAFLFKAKAVKFTKDVIDESGVSQTKDLIDYTSAFYVLGIIILATGFVVLAIKLLVKDKEEEKLSAAVNLAYQTVKS; encoded by the coding sequence ATGAGTTCAATTTCAACAAATCAACCGCTTTCAAGTTTAAACATTTTTAGTGGCAAAGGAGTTCAGATGCGTACCTTCCATATTACATGGTTAGCATTTTTCTTTTGCTTTTTTGCATGGTTTGGTATGGCATCACTTATGCCGATCGCCAAAGAGCAATTGCATCTGACAAAAGACCAATTGGGTAATATTCAGATTGCATCTGTATCGGCAACTATTATCGCCAGATTATTAATAGGCCGATTGGTTGATAAATTTGGACCAAGAATAATTTATACATGGTTATTACTGATTTGCTCCGTACCAGTATTACTGATTGGTATTTCACAATCATATGAGAGTTTCCTGTTTTTTAGATTGGCTATCGGAGTTATTGGAGCTTCTTTTGTGATCACACAGTTTCATACTTCAGTAATGTTTGCCCCATCCATTAAAGGAACTGCCAATGCTACAGCAGGAGGATTCGGTAATGCAGGTGCCGGTTTAGCTAATATTACGATGCCTCTTATTGCAGCCGGATTTGTAGGATTAGGAGTGTGTACTAAAGAAGACAGCTGGAGATATGCCATGATTGTTCCCGGAGTACTATTATTGGTTTTTGCTTTTTTATATTTCAGATTTACCAAAGATTTGCCAAATGGTAATTATAAAGAACTTGGAATAGAAACAGCCAATAAAGAAAACACTTTTATGCTGGCTGTAAAAGACTACCGTACCTGGGTTTTGACCATTGCTTATGCAGCTTGTTTTGGCGTTGAAATCACGATTGATAATTTTGCCCCGATTTATTTTACCGATACTTTTGGTGCTAGTTTGAAAACAGCAGGAATCTGCGCAGGTATTTTTGGATTAATCAATCTTTTTGCAAGACCATTAGGCGGAATCGTTGCTGACAAAGTAGGTAAGAGATATGGTTTTTCGGGAAAAAATTTATTGCTTGCATTACTGCTTCTTATAGAAGGTGTAGGTGTTATTTTCTTTGGAATGACAAATCAATTAGGACTTGCAATCTTTTTAATGTTCTTGTTTGGAATGAGTTTAAAAATGGCAAATGGAGCAACTTATAGTCTTGTACCCTTCGTAAATCCAAAAGCGGTAGGCAGTGTTGCCGGAATTGTAGGAGCAGGCGGAAATATAGGCGCGATGTTGATTGCTTTCCTGTTCAAAGCTAAAGCAGTTAAATTTACTAAAGATGTGATTGACGAAAGCGGAGTATCACAAACCAAAGATTTGATTGATTATACAAGTGCATTTTATGTATTGGGAATCATTATTCTGGCAACAGGATTTGTAGTTTTGGCTATAAAACTTTTAGTTAAAGATAAAGAAGAAGAGAAATTATCTGCAGCTGTAAATTTAGCGTACCAAACAGTAAAATCTTAA
- a CDS encoding helix-turn-helix domain-containing protein, with protein sequence MSTLTKPKHIGRNISRIRELKDMKQEALAQALGMSQQAVSVIENSETVDEQKLIEVAKALEVSVEAIENFSDEGFINYFNSFHDNVVTTGSIFATNCTFNALDKVVELYERLVQAEKDKVEYLEKLLNGK encoded by the coding sequence ATGAGCACACTAACAAAACCAAAACATATCGGCAGAAATATAAGCCGTATCAGAGAGCTTAAAGATATGAAACAGGAAGCACTGGCGCAGGCTTTAGGAATGAGCCAGCAGGCAGTTTCTGTTATTGAAAACAGCGAAACGGTAGACGAACAAAAACTAATTGAGGTTGCAAAAGCTCTTGAAGTTTCAGTCGAAGCAATTGAAAACTTTTCAGATGAAGGTTTTATCAATTACTTTAATAGTTTTCATGATAATGTTGTTACTACAGGAAGTATTTTTGCAACGAATTGTACTTTTAATGCTTTAGATAAAGTAGTTGAACTTTACGAACGTTTGGTGCAGGCTGAAAAAGATAAAGTTGAATATTTAGAGAAATTATTAAACGGGAAATGA
- a CDS encoding AAA family ATPase: MVKILLFIEKKNFRTYKNSIENEGLEIKSITYYLSEEKISLLDTDKHIIDISSIANSFNNSDSLQITFEQLFPYFEDDTIFISDKKYKDILSHELRYCFDSFEDLEIINEEIEIDEKTDEKTLKIKRIIDLSDFEIDKFTDLFRNKLYGHDKFKDEFEELIKNFRVFNKLGENKVLSLFLMGDSGVGKTEVARVIHKSLNSQKKLAKINFGNYSSNDALNSLIGSPRGYIGSEGGELFARVEKSDIGLILIDEFEKSNSAVFNYFLDVLESGKLTNSLGEEIDVNGYIIVFTSNISKDNFKERISPELRSRFDYKGQFNLLNNSDKLQFINFRFNEIIKKYEENFKLKLNTNLHNLLVKKINVNEFNNMRDLNKKIKSIFVEQITEINNNNIILIEDSESGN; the protein is encoded by the coding sequence ATGGTGAAAATATTGTTGTTTATTGAAAAAAAGAATTTTAGGACATATAAAAATTCAATTGAAAATGAAGGTCTTGAAATTAAAAGTATTACATATTATTTATCTGAAGAAAAAATATCACTATTGGACACGGATAAACATATAATTGATATTTCGTCAATTGCTAATTCTTTTAATAATTCTGACAGTTTACAAATAACCTTTGAGCAACTCTTTCCATATTTTGAAGATGATACAATATTTATTTCAGACAAAAAATATAAAGATATTTTGTCTCACGAGTTAAGATATTGTTTTGATAGTTTTGAAGATTTAGAAATTATTAATGAAGAAATCGAAATAGACGAAAAAACAGATGAAAAAACTTTAAAAATCAAACGCATTATTGATTTATCTGATTTTGAAATTGATAAGTTTACAGATCTTTTTCGGAATAAACTATACGGACATGATAAATTTAAAGATGAATTTGAAGAACTAATTAAAAATTTCAGAGTATTCAATAAATTAGGAGAAAATAAAGTTTTGTCATTGTTTTTGATGGGTGACTCTGGTGTAGGGAAAACTGAAGTTGCAAGAGTAATACACAAATCTCTTAATAGTCAAAAAAAACTTGCTAAAATTAATTTTGGAAATTACAGTAGTAATGACGCTCTAAACTCACTAATAGGAAGTCCTAGAGGATATATAGGAAGTGAAGGGGGAGAGCTTTTTGCTAGAGTTGAAAAATCAGATATTGGCCTAATCTTAATTGATGAATTTGAGAAATCTAATTCTGCAGTGTTTAATTATTTTTTAGATGTTTTAGAAAGTGGTAAGTTAACAAATTCATTAGGCGAAGAAATTGATGTAAATGGATATATAATTGTATTTACTTCTAATATCTCAAAGGATAATTTTAAAGAAAGAATATCTCCTGAATTACGATCCAGATTCGATTATAAAGGTCAATTCAATTTATTAAATAATTCAGATAAGCTTCAATTCATCAATTTTAGATTTAATGAAATCATTAAAAAATATGAAGAAAACTTTAAACTTAAATTAAATACAAATCTTCATAATTTACTTGTCAAAAAAATTAATGTTAATGAATTTAATAATATGAGAGATTTGAATAAAAAAATAAAGAGCATATTCGTTGAACAAATTACAGAAATTAATAATAACAATATAATTCTTATCGAAGACTCCGAATCTGGAAATTAA